In a single window of the Subtercola sp. PAMC28395 genome:
- a CDS encoding GDP-mannose 4,6-dehydratase — protein MPVALITGISGQDGSYLAQSLLADGYDVHGIVRNPAEENLAAIGEHARLTLHSTDLLAVGALEDLVAEVKPNELYSLAAVSSVFESWRSPVQTGEINGQVVVRLLDSAFRLHETGHDVRVLHASSAEIFGQTEVSPQTESTPIRPSSPYGASKAYAHLSVGVFRGRGVHASNCILYNHESPRRPENFVTRKITASVARISRGLQDGIELGNLDARRDWGWAPDYVDAMRRAVTAPRGGDYIVATGVSHTIHDFLDAAFARVGITDWSGLVTQNPEFVRPVDPAEQRGDATRAREELGWTPTTDFTTIVERMVDNDLELLA, from the coding sequence GTGCCAGTCGCCCTGATCACCGGAATCTCGGGCCAGGACGGCTCGTACCTCGCCCAGTCCCTGCTCGCGGACGGGTACGACGTGCACGGAATCGTCCGCAACCCTGCCGAGGAGAACCTCGCCGCGATCGGTGAGCACGCCCGGCTTACCCTGCACAGCACGGATCTGCTGGCCGTGGGTGCGCTGGAAGACCTTGTCGCCGAGGTGAAGCCGAATGAGCTCTACAGCCTCGCCGCAGTGAGCAGCGTGTTCGAATCGTGGCGGAGCCCGGTGCAGACCGGCGAGATCAACGGTCAGGTCGTCGTGCGCCTTCTCGACAGCGCATTCCGCCTGCACGAGACGGGGCACGATGTGCGGGTGCTGCACGCGTCGAGTGCCGAGATCTTCGGCCAGACCGAGGTGTCACCGCAGACCGAGAGCACCCCGATCAGGCCGTCTTCGCCCTACGGCGCGTCGAAGGCCTACGCTCACCTCTCTGTCGGGGTGTTCCGCGGGCGCGGTGTGCACGCCTCGAACTGCATTCTCTACAACCACGAATCACCTCGCCGGCCAGAGAACTTCGTCACCCGCAAGATCACCGCGAGCGTCGCCCGCATCAGCAGGGGCCTGCAGGACGGCATCGAACTCGGCAACCTCGATGCCCGCCGCGACTGGGGCTGGGCGCCCGACTACGTCGACGCAATGCGCCGAGCCGTCACAGCGCCCCGGGGCGGCGACTACATCGTCGCGACCGGTGTCTCCCACACCATCCACGACTTCCTCGACGCCGCCTTCGCGCGCGTCGGCATAACCGACTGGTCGGGCCTTGTCACTCAGAACCCCGAGTTCGTGCGACCCGTCGACCCCGCCGAGCAGCGCGGCGACGCCACCAGGGCCCGCGAAGAACTCGGCTGGACTCCCACCACCGACTTCACCACCATCGTCGAACGCATGGTCGACAATGACCTCGAACTCCTTGCGTGA
- a CDS encoding glycosyltransferase family 1 protein yields MTSNSLRDTRSLKGFSRPLTVLLDATAIPANRGGVGRYVENLVPELVKLGTALVVVCQLRDRDAFESAGVQQVVTMPPWGSRARGRFVWEQLRLPALARAVGATVIHSPHYTFPLFTRRARVVTIHDLTFFSDPELHSRLKGVFFRTWIRLAHALRLTVVTPSIATADEFRRVTGAKQSLVVAAQLGYDTAVFHQPSDDELAEFRASLHPAPGEWVAFLGTLEPRKNVPALVRAFVSTTATMTDDRPALLLAGGAGWDTSVADAIAQAQAAGCDVRTLGYLPIDHLRSLLGGSVVTAYPSLGEGFGLPVLEAMASGAAVLTTRRLSLPEVGGDAVAYCDVDEASIAGSLTALLSNPTERHRLAEAGLARATRFSWHACATAHLRAYSAALGNGVTRNPSTGAEAE; encoded by the coding sequence ATGACCTCGAACTCCTTGCGTGACACCCGCAGCCTGAAAGGCTTCAGCCGACCGCTGACCGTGTTGCTCGATGCCACGGCGATCCCCGCGAACCGGGGCGGCGTCGGCCGCTATGTCGAGAATCTGGTTCCTGAGTTGGTGAAGCTCGGCACGGCACTCGTCGTCGTCTGCCAGCTTCGAGACCGCGACGCCTTCGAATCGGCGGGCGTGCAACAGGTTGTCACCATGCCGCCGTGGGGTTCCAGGGCCAGGGGCCGGTTCGTCTGGGAACAGCTGAGACTTCCCGCGCTTGCCCGTGCGGTCGGGGCCACGGTCATCCACTCCCCGCACTACACCTTCCCGCTCTTCACGCGCCGGGCACGCGTCGTGACCATCCACGACCTGACCTTCTTCAGCGACCCCGAGCTGCACTCGAGACTCAAGGGCGTGTTCTTCCGCACCTGGATCCGGCTCGCACACGCCCTGCGTCTGACAGTCGTCACCCCGAGTATCGCGACGGCCGACGAGTTCCGTCGCGTCACGGGAGCCAAGCAGTCGCTCGTCGTCGCTGCGCAACTGGGCTACGACACGGCGGTCTTCCATCAGCCGAGTGATGACGAGCTTGCCGAGTTCCGTGCGTCACTTCACCCGGCTCCGGGTGAGTGGGTCGCGTTCCTCGGCACCCTTGAGCCCCGCAAGAATGTGCCGGCACTCGTTCGGGCATTCGTCTCGACAACGGCAACCATGACAGATGATCGCCCGGCACTGTTGCTCGCCGGTGGCGCCGGCTGGGACACCTCGGTCGCTGACGCGATCGCGCAGGCGCAGGCCGCCGGCTGCGACGTGCGCACCCTCGGCTACCTGCCGATCGACCACCTGCGTTCCCTGCTCGGCGGCTCGGTCGTCACTGCCTACCCGAGCCTCGGCGAGGGCTTCGGGCTCCCCGTGCTCGAAGCCATGGCCAGCGGAGCAGCCGTGCTCACAACACGTCGACTCTCGCTGCCCGAAGTGGGCGGCGACGCCGTGGCATACTGCGACGTCGACGAGGCCAGCATCGCCGGTTCTCTCACCGCGCTGCTGTCGAACCCGACTGAACGCCATCGCCTGGCAGAGGCGGGCCTTGCGCGAGCCACCCGGTTCTCGTGGCACGCCTGCGCCACAGCGCACCTTCGCGCGTATTCAGCCGCCCTCGGTAACGGGGTTACGCGAAATCCATCGACAGGAGCAGAGGCAGAATGA
- a CDS encoding glycosyltransferase family 39 protein gives MAESVPREAEPVDRTAGDATPGGVQPVTAQHSRLYRLDARLTTIAFYVLLAAGLAFRIYLFYTPAFIVDSDNAVVYLQTKHISEGEFTWFFWGQSYGGTLLDYIAAAAMLVFGAHIQVLSIVSTLIFVIAVFLIRHIGTQAFDRITGTVAAILFWFSGYYTLKISISESGFYGPSLVLGLATIAVALRTGVRRPYLQWAIVGLLAGLAFWQSPMGAMLAAPALVILIIRQRSWRHLLVGAVAVVIGALPWIIQFATSLSAVKPKGRPSPRSLVTFFTELMPTIVSADGVFAKLTVAAICIGLLALLAVLAVRRRNAWLFCLVAGALLVVCVVTVGAGVVLSTVDVRYAIFVMPALAIAAAWIITRVRFLGIAAMIVAALLTFGQVKQLFGDLSTTAGSQYIVGDIRGLGDYLEQQNITHAFGDYWVSYAVSAETNERAQVASLSGELRYAPYAVAAAAQDPVVVIVLKGNDNDTMLQSKPIATAPGTTRTEVAGYAVYRFTQPIDVFDFTWALF, from the coding sequence ATGGCTGAGTCGGTACCCCGCGAAGCAGAACCTGTCGACCGAACGGCAGGTGACGCCACTCCTGGTGGTGTGCAGCCCGTGACCGCCCAGCACAGCAGGCTGTACCGGCTGGATGCCCGGCTCACCACGATCGCCTTCTACGTGCTGCTCGCCGCCGGCCTCGCCTTCCGCATCTACCTCTTCTACACCCCCGCCTTCATCGTCGACTCCGACAACGCCGTCGTCTACCTCCAGACCAAACACATCTCCGAAGGCGAATTCACCTGGTTCTTCTGGGGCCAGAGCTACGGCGGCACCCTCCTCGACTACATCGCCGCAGCAGCAATGCTCGTCTTCGGAGCACACATCCAAGTGCTCTCCATCGTCAGCACCCTCATCTTCGTCATCGCCGTCTTCCTGATCCGCCACATCGGCACCCAGGCCTTCGACCGCATCACCGGCACCGTCGCCGCAATCCTCTTCTGGTTCTCCGGCTACTACACCCTCAAGATCTCCATCAGCGAATCCGGCTTCTACGGGCCGAGCCTCGTGCTCGGCCTTGCGACGATCGCCGTCGCGCTGCGAACCGGCGTACGCCGCCCATACCTGCAGTGGGCGATCGTCGGGCTGCTCGCGGGCCTCGCCTTCTGGCAGTCCCCGATGGGCGCGATGCTCGCCGCCCCGGCGCTGGTCATCCTGATCATCCGCCAGCGATCCTGGCGCCACCTGCTCGTCGGTGCCGTTGCGGTGGTCATCGGGGCACTGCCGTGGATCATCCAGTTCGCCACCAGCCTGTCAGCGGTGAAGCCCAAGGGGCGCCCAAGCCCTCGCAGCCTCGTCACCTTCTTCACCGAACTCATGCCAACCATCGTCAGCGCCGACGGGGTATTCGCCAAACTGACGGTCGCCGCCATCTGCATCGGGCTGCTGGCCTTGCTGGCTGTTCTCGCCGTGCGGCGCCGGAACGCGTGGCTGTTCTGCCTCGTTGCTGGCGCGTTGCTGGTCGTCTGTGTCGTCACCGTCGGGGCGGGGGTCGTTCTCTCGACCGTCGATGTGCGGTACGCGATCTTCGTCATGCCTGCACTGGCGATCGCTGCGGCCTGGATCATCACCCGGGTGCGCTTTCTCGGCATTGCCGCGATGATCGTTGCGGCACTGCTCACTTTCGGGCAGGTGAAACAGCTCTTCGGCGACCTGAGCACGACGGCGGGCTCGCAGTACATCGTCGGCGACATCCGTGGCCTAGGCGACTACCTCGAGCAGCAGAACATCACGCATGCCTTCGGCGACTACTGGGTCTCCTACGCGGTTTCGGCCGAGACGAACGAACGGGCCCAGGTCGCCTCTCTCTCCGGCGAACTCCGCTATGCCCCCTATGCCGTCGCAGCGGCCGCCCAGGATCCGGTCGTCGTGATCGTCCTGAAGGGCAACGACAACGACACGATGCTGCAGTCCAAGCCGATCGCCACGGCACCCGGCACCACGCGAACCGAAGTCGCTGGGTATGCGGTCTACCGCTTCACCCAGCCCATCGATGTCTTCGACTTCACCTGGGCGCTGTTCTGA
- a CDS encoding glycosyltransferase family 1 protein, with the protein MPNTPAAARPSGDSAGVATDAFLDSLAARLLAVRPHLSARSDDRGSVSANAAGAPGPGALAESILRDVSASEGLILDRDVWLVIVAFTAVYPTPDEHRAVRRALGLGSETGRGGSLPALLEALEPIIRRSFHLDDPIEVVANAVVLDADFSGRSDHNTGVQRVLRETASRWSAVHELTLVCWNDDNSGMRRLGPTESRRVTDWAGHSTQGSDARRAAEAATTAARPTLVPVDSVIVEIEVAQQPVAAALAGLAGVSGNPLVMVGHDAIPIVSADSQDAPEIERFARYLTVVKNASRVAGVSESAAGEFSGFVSALRAQGITGPEVVAVPLAMNPPTSRPVTRVASRPVDDQRNDTDALPLILVVGSQEPRKNHDAILFAAERLWAEGVAFRLRFIGGGSAATIHRFDGQIHRLRATGAPVEVLRGASDAVLLNSYREARFTVFPSLHEGFGLPVAESLALGTPVITADHGSLREAAEGGGCLLVDARDDEQLRTAMASLLLDDELYQRLRQEAAERSFRSWDDYAGELWAELVVPAQRELALRAAQGQSRRGGHADTGAAPSAGALAATLPSEDILAAWWVAVAAAEQRREAWRNSMVGKISRVGPLVHFFVVRSREMGVIPASKSALRIVRRRLSR; encoded by the coding sequence GTGCCGAACACCCCAGCAGCAGCACGCCCGTCCGGCGACAGCGCGGGCGTGGCAACCGACGCCTTCCTCGACTCACTTGCCGCGCGGTTGCTGGCCGTCCGGCCGCATCTGTCTGCGCGATCGGATGACCGTGGCTCCGTTTCGGCGAACGCTGCCGGCGCGCCCGGCCCCGGGGCGCTGGCCGAGTCGATTCTGCGCGATGTCTCAGCTTCAGAGGGCCTTATTCTCGACAGGGACGTCTGGCTCGTCATCGTTGCGTTCACCGCCGTGTACCCGACGCCCGATGAGCATCGCGCCGTTCGCCGCGCGCTGGGTCTGGGCAGTGAGACAGGCAGGGGCGGCTCCTTGCCGGCACTGCTCGAGGCGCTCGAGCCGATCATCCGGCGCTCATTCCACCTGGATGACCCCATCGAGGTCGTGGCGAACGCGGTGGTGCTCGATGCCGACTTCAGCGGTCGCTCAGATCACAACACCGGCGTTCAGCGGGTCCTTCGAGAGACGGCTTCGCGGTGGAGCGCCGTGCATGAGCTGACCCTCGTCTGCTGGAACGACGACAACTCCGGGATGCGGCGCCTCGGCCCCACCGAATCCCGGCGAGTGACCGACTGGGCCGGGCATTCCACCCAGGGCTCGGATGCCCGCAGAGCCGCCGAGGCGGCCACCACTGCGGCGAGACCGACCCTCGTGCCGGTCGATTCGGTGATCGTCGAGATCGAAGTGGCCCAGCAGCCTGTCGCCGCAGCTCTGGCAGGACTGGCCGGCGTGTCGGGCAACCCACTCGTCATGGTCGGGCACGACGCCATTCCCATCGTGAGCGCAGACAGCCAGGATGCGCCAGAGATCGAGCGTTTCGCGAGGTATCTGACGGTCGTGAAGAACGCATCGCGTGTGGCAGGGGTGAGTGAATCGGCGGCGGGGGAGTTCTCGGGATTCGTCTCGGCGCTCAGGGCCCAGGGCATCACCGGGCCGGAGGTCGTCGCCGTGCCGCTGGCCATGAACCCCCCGACCAGCAGGCCGGTCACGCGGGTGGCCAGTCGCCCCGTCGACGACCAGAGGAACGACACTGACGCTCTGCCGCTCATCCTCGTCGTGGGCAGCCAGGAGCCACGCAAGAACCACGACGCGATTCTCTTCGCAGCCGAGCGCCTCTGGGCTGAGGGCGTGGCGTTTCGGCTGCGCTTCATCGGGGGCGGCAGTGCCGCCACGATCCACCGCTTCGACGGTCAGATCCACCGGCTGAGGGCTACGGGAGCGCCGGTCGAAGTACTCAGGGGAGCCAGTGACGCAGTGCTCCTCAACTCCTACCGCGAGGCCCGGTTCACCGTCTTCCCTTCGCTGCACGAGGGCTTCGGCCTTCCGGTGGCCGAGTCCCTGGCGCTCGGCACTCCCGTGATCACTGCCGATCACGGGAGCCTCCGAGAGGCGGCAGAAGGGGGCGGCTGCCTCCTGGTCGATGCCCGCGATGACGAACAGCTGCGCACCGCGATGGCGTCGTTGCTCCTCGACGACGAGCTGTACCAGCGGTTGCGTCAAGAAGCTGCTGAGCGGTCCTTCCGCAGCTGGGACGACTATGCGGGGGAGCTGTGGGCAGAGTTGGTGGTGCCCGCCCAGCGTGAGCTGGCTTTGCGGGCAGCGCAGGGCCAATCGCGCCGCGGTGGCCACGCAGACACGGGCGCGGCACCCAGCGCGGGCGCTCTCGCAGCGACGCTCCCGAGCGAAGACATCCTCGCGGCCTGGTGGGTTGCGGTCGCTGCCGCCGAGCAGCGGCGGGAGGCCTGGCGCAATTCGATGGTGGGCAAGATCTCCCGGGTCGGGCCGCTCGTTCATTTCTTCGTCGTACGCTCTCGCGAGATGGGCGTCATCCCCGCGTCGAAGTCTGCACTCCGGATTGTGCGGCGCCGCCTCTCGCGGTGA
- a CDS encoding GDP-mannose 4,6-dehydratase, with the protein MPRALITGITGQDGLYLGELLLSKGYEVYGLIRGQNNPKRALVEATLPGIHLLTGDLTDLSSLIRALEAAKPDEFYNLGAISFVAYSWENASLTTEVTAKGVLNALEAVRLYSGDEPAKVRFYQASSSEMFGKVQQVPQNEDTLLWPRSPYGVAKVFGHYMTINYRESYGMHASSGVLFNHESPRRGPEFVTRKVSIAVARISLGLQDKIVLGNLDARRDWGFAGDYVEAMWLMLQQDVADDYVISTGETHSIHELLEKAFAAAGITEWQQYVEQNPEFMRPAEVDLLIGSSAKAEKALGWKPKVGFEELVTMMVKNDIAEQKTLAGL; encoded by the coding sequence ATGCCCCGCGCTCTTATCACCGGTATCACTGGCCAGGACGGCCTCTACCTCGGCGAGCTGCTGCTCTCCAAGGGGTACGAGGTCTACGGTCTGATCCGCGGCCAGAACAACCCCAAGAGGGCCCTCGTCGAAGCGACACTGCCGGGCATCCACCTGCTCACCGGTGACCTCACCGACCTGTCGAGCCTGATCCGTGCCCTCGAGGCCGCCAAGCCCGACGAGTTCTACAACCTCGGCGCCATCTCGTTCGTCGCGTACTCGTGGGAGAACGCCTCGCTCACCACCGAGGTCACCGCGAAGGGTGTGTTGAACGCGCTCGAAGCTGTTCGCCTGTACTCCGGCGACGAGCCCGCGAAGGTGCGGTTCTACCAGGCCTCGAGCTCGGAGATGTTCGGCAAGGTTCAGCAGGTCCCCCAGAACGAAGACACCCTGCTCTGGCCGCGCTCGCCCTACGGTGTGGCGAAGGTCTTCGGTCACTACATGACCATCAACTACCGCGAGTCGTACGGCATGCACGCCTCCTCCGGTGTGCTCTTCAACCACGAGTCCCCGCGCCGCGGGCCGGAGTTCGTGACCCGCAAGGTCAGCATCGCCGTCGCCCGCATCTCGCTTGGCCTGCAGGACAAGATCGTGCTCGGCAACCTCGACGCCCGCCGCGACTGGGGCTTCGCCGGTGACTACGTCGAAGCGATGTGGTTGATGCTGCAGCAAGACGTCGCTGACGACTACGTCATCTCCACCGGCGAGACCCACTCCATCCACGAGCTCCTCGAGAAGGCATTCGCCGCCGCGGGCATCACCGAATGGCAGCAGTACGTGGAGCAGAACCCCGAGTTCATGCGCCCCGCAGAGGTCGACCTGCTCATCGGCTCCAGCGCGAAAGCCGAGAAGGCCCTCGGCTGGAAGCCCAAGGTCGGTTTCGAAGAACTCGTCACCATGATGGTCAAGAATGACATCGCCGAGCAGAAGACCCTCGCCGGGCTCTGA
- a CDS encoding DUF4012 domain-containing protein, with protein sequence MPSIEPADSANPRDDDSREPESRVTRRAERRQRSPKRRRRIIVWSTISVVVIALACVVGWVAFQTLQAKSELEAAQTSVSEIQTQLSSLDTAGLATSATDFAAHAHAASMHTDDPLYRLAEALPVVGPNLAAVRELSSSLDQLGSTALMPVVDFSKTLSPDSLRPHNGAVNTALLTTGDATLASADASLVEQQATVAAIDTSNTVGQIVSAQKQMTAALSKAHDQITKVRSTLATAEGILGMNGTRHYVLAFLNNAETTALGGGPASLSLLTVDNGAFSITDQGSSQNFPTNDGPVRDIDPNLINLYSTGINSTLNWSTARPDFPTAGETIKAWWEKYKPEKVDGVISINPIALSQLLAVTGPVTLASGEQITAENAVSLLLHDIYLRYPANEIQAKTDVFFADAAKSIFAGLTTTTADPQALLGALNTAIDSGNIMAWSPVAAEQKLMDGSKLQGVLPNDNTKSTVVGTYFRDVSVSKTDFWLETATDLTTDVCQNSENPTFTVTTTLHSTITPEEASSLAPFVTGAKFKGKKFSTEVFVYGPVDAHVTLTNAGSTSVYAVDVGNAGDLGRPVAHFEVDLAPGETNTVTATFQGAAGAYGPPVFTATPMMNPTKTTMTAAGCK encoded by the coding sequence GTGCCGAGTATCGAACCCGCAGACAGCGCCAACCCCCGTGACGACGATTCGCGCGAACCCGAGTCCAGGGTGACGCGCCGTGCTGAACGCCGCCAGCGCTCGCCCAAACGCCGTCGGCGCATCATCGTGTGGTCGACGATCTCGGTCGTGGTGATCGCGCTGGCCTGCGTCGTCGGGTGGGTTGCCTTCCAGACACTCCAGGCCAAGTCCGAGCTCGAAGCCGCCCAGACCTCGGTGTCAGAGATCCAGACGCAGCTCTCCAGCCTCGACACCGCCGGTCTGGCGACCTCGGCCACCGACTTCGCAGCGCACGCCCATGCGGCGAGCATGCACACGGATGACCCGCTCTACCGCCTCGCAGAAGCGCTGCCGGTCGTGGGGCCCAACCTCGCCGCGGTCCGCGAACTCTCGTCCTCTCTCGATCAGCTGGGCAGCACGGCCCTGATGCCCGTCGTCGACTTCTCGAAGACGCTGTCCCCCGATTCGCTCCGCCCGCACAACGGCGCCGTGAACACGGCGCTCCTGACCACCGGAGACGCCACGCTCGCCAGCGCCGATGCGTCGCTCGTCGAACAACAGGCGACCGTCGCAGCAATCGACACGTCGAACACCGTCGGGCAGATCGTTTCGGCGCAGAAGCAGATGACCGCTGCGCTGTCGAAAGCGCACGACCAGATCACAAAGGTGCGGTCGACACTGGCGACCGCAGAGGGCATCCTCGGAATGAACGGCACGCGCCACTATGTGCTTGCCTTCCTGAACAATGCTGAGACGACTGCTCTCGGAGGAGGCCCGGCTTCGCTCTCACTGCTCACCGTCGACAATGGGGCCTTCTCCATCACCGACCAGGGCTCGAGCCAGAACTTCCCCACCAACGACGGGCCTGTGAGGGACATCGACCCGAACCTGATCAACCTGTACTCCACCGGCATCAACTCGACCTTGAACTGGTCGACGGCCCGGCCCGACTTCCCCACAGCAGGAGAGACGATCAAGGCCTGGTGGGAGAAGTACAAGCCAGAGAAGGTCGACGGTGTGATCTCGATCAACCCGATCGCCCTCTCGCAGCTGCTGGCCGTCACCGGCCCGGTGACCCTGGCATCCGGCGAGCAGATCACGGCAGAGAACGCCGTTTCGCTTCTGCTTCACGACATCTATCTCCGGTACCCCGCAAACGAGATCCAGGCAAAGACCGATGTCTTCTTCGCTGACGCGGCGAAGAGCATCTTCGCCGGATTGACGACGACCACCGCTGATCCGCAGGCCCTCCTGGGTGCGCTGAACACAGCGATCGACTCGGGCAACATCATGGCCTGGAGCCCGGTCGCGGCCGAACAGAAGCTCATGGACGGCTCGAAACTCCAGGGCGTACTGCCCAACGACAATACGAAGTCCACGGTCGTCGGTACCTACTTTCGCGATGTGAGTGTGTCGAAGACCGATTTCTGGCTCGAGACGGCGACGGATCTCACGACTGATGTCTGCCAGAACTCCGAGAACCCGACCTTCACTGTGACCACGACCCTGCACTCGACGATCACGCCCGAAGAAGCGTCGAGCCTCGCGCCGTTCGTGACGGGGGCGAAGTTCAAGGGGAAGAAGTTCAGCACAGAGGTCTTCGTCTATGGGCCGGTCGACGCGCACGTCACCCTGACAAACGCGGGCTCGACGAGCGTCTACGCGGTGGATGTGGGCAATGCGGGTGACCTCGGGCGACCGGTCGCCCACTTCGAGGTCGATCTGGCACCCGGTGAGACCAACACGGTCACAGCGACGTTCCAGGGGGCCGCGGGCGCCTACGGCCCGCCGGTCTTCACCGCGACACCGATGATGAACCCCACCAAGACGACGATGACGGCCGCTGGTTGCAAGTGA
- a CDS encoding glycosyltransferase family 39 protein, which yields MTNLLHDDTGAVERTPAGRTRPASAEPLPHSRLYRLDARLTTIAFYVLLAAGLAFRIYLFYTPAFIVDSDNAVVYLQTKHISEGEFTWFFWGQSYGGTLLDYIAGAAMLVFGAHIQVLSIVSTLIFVIAVFLIRHIGTQAFDRITGTVAAILFWFSGYYTLRISISEPGFYGPSLVLGLAAVAVGLRTNVRRSYLQWAIVGLLAGLAFWQSPMGAMLAVPAVVVLIIRQRSWRHLLVGAAAVVIGALPWVVQYTSAIKAVTPQGQPRILSLGTFFTELLPVTVSAIERPDRLLVAAISIGLFVLLTVLAIRQRNVWLASLVGGSVLVICIISVGAGTLLTNQHGRYAVFVMPTLAIAAAWIVTRVRFLGIVAMVVAALLTVGQTRAVFSDHLSPGRQSYILGDIPALGDYLIANRITHAFGDYWISYSVTAETEERSQVATLSGPLRYPPYAVTAGAQDPVVVIFLKGEANDLMVQAGPLGSAPGTTRTVVADYAVYTFAQPINVFDTPWALF from the coding sequence ATGACCAACCTCCTGCATGACGACACAGGCGCCGTCGAGCGAACTCCCGCCGGGCGCACCCGACCCGCCAGTGCTGAACCTCTGCCACACAGCAGGCTGTACCGGCTGGATGCCCGGCTCACCACGATCGCCTTCTACGTGCTGCTCGCCGCCGGCCTCGCCTTCCGCATCTACCTCTTCTACACCCCCGCCTTCATCGTCGACTCCGACAACGCCGTCGTCTACCTCCAGACCAAGCACATCTCCGAAGGCGAATTCACCTGGTTCTTCTGGGGCCAGAGCTACGGCGGCACCCTCCTCGACTACATCGCCGGAGCAGCAATGCTCGTCTTCGGAGCACACATCCAAGTGCTCTCCATCGTCAGCACCCTCATCTTCGTCATCGCCGTCTTCCTGATCCGCCACATCGGCACCCAGGCCTTCGACCGCATCACCGGCACCGTCGCCGCAATCCTCTTCTGGTTCTCCGGCTACTACACCCTCCGGATCTCGATCAGCGAGCCGGGCTTCTACGGGCCCAGCCTCGTGCTCGGCCTTGCTGCGGTGGCGGTGGGTCTGCGCACGAACGTGCGCCGCAGCTACCTGCAATGGGCGATCGTCGGGCTGCTCGCAGGGCTGGCGTTCTGGCAATCCCCCATGGGCGCGATGCTCGCCGTTCCGGCCGTCGTGGTGCTGATCATCCGCCAGCGATCCTGGCGCCACCTGCTCGTCGGAGCAGCCGCGGTGGTCATCGGAGCTCTGCCGTGGGTGGTTCAGTACACCTCGGCCATCAAGGCCGTCACTCCTCAAGGCCAGCCGCGCATCCTCAGCCTTGGCACTTTCTTCACCGAGCTTCTCCCGGTGACGGTGAGCGCGATCGAACGACCCGACCGATTGCTGGTGGCGGCGATCTCGATCGGCTTGTTCGTGCTTCTCACGGTTCTCGCGATCCGGCAGCGAAACGTGTGGCTCGCCAGCCTGGTCGGTGGCTCAGTACTCGTGATCTGCATCATCTCTGTGGGCGCGGGCACGCTGCTGACGAACCAACATGGCCGCTATGCGGTGTTCGTCATGCCCACACTCGCGATTGCCGCGGCCTGGATTGTCACCAGGGTGCGATTTCTCGGCATCGTCGCCATGGTGGTGGCCGCGCTGCTCACTGTCGGCCAGACGAGGGCGGTCTTCTCGGACCACCTCAGCCCCGGTCGCCAGAGCTACATCCTCGGTGACATCCCGGCCCTGGGCGACTATCTCATCGCGAACAGGATCACGCACGCCTTCGGGGACTATTGGATCTCGTACTCCGTGACCGCAGAGACCGAGGAACGCAGCCAGGTCGCGACGCTCTCCGGACCTCTGCGGTACCCACCGTATGCAGTGACTGCCGGAGCCCAGGATCCGGTGGTGGTGATCTTCCTCAAGGGCGAGGCCAACGACCTGATGGTGCAGGCAGGCCCGCTCGGCTCCGCGCCGGGAACGACACGCACGGTGGTTGCAGACTATGCCGTGTACACGTTCGCGCAGCCCATCAACGTCTTCGACACCCCCTGGGCGCTGTTCTGA
- a CDS encoding glycosyltransferase family 2 protein: MSSALALVTVSYFSGDDVVTCLESVPEASIRSPEIIVVNNAGADDLRPLLEQFDGSATHPGGLTLLEPKANLGYGGAVNFAAARLAPEALWILITNPDVTFTPGSIDALLAVAEADDRIGMVGPRITNDDGTIYPSARDLPSLTVGAGHAVLHRIWPGNPWSKRYLRADKSHSAQTEPVQSGWLSGACMLVRRAAFEQVGGFDDRFFMYFEDVDLGERIGNAGWKVLYVPTATVGHAGGTSTAAHSAAMTKAHHRSAYRYLAKRYHQWYLLPVRLALRLGLTLRALVGTVRNHG; the protein is encoded by the coding sequence ATGAGCAGCGCCCTCGCCCTCGTGACCGTCAGCTACTTCTCTGGAGACGACGTCGTCACCTGCCTGGAGTCGGTGCCGGAGGCCAGCATCCGCAGCCCTGAAATCATTGTCGTGAACAATGCCGGGGCGGATGACCTGCGGCCCCTTCTCGAACAGTTCGACGGCTCTGCCACCCACCCCGGCGGGCTGACACTGCTCGAACCGAAGGCCAACCTCGGCTACGGCGGCGCAGTCAACTTCGCTGCGGCACGCCTGGCCCCTGAGGCCCTGTGGATCCTCATCACCAACCCCGACGTCACGTTCACTCCCGGCAGCATCGACGCGCTGCTCGCGGTTGCCGAAGCCGACGACCGCATCGGCATGGTCGGGCCCCGCATCACCAACGACGACGGAACCATCTACCCCTCCGCCCGCGACCTGCCCTCACTCACCGTCGGCGCGGGGCACGCTGTGCTGCATCGCATCTGGCCCGGCAACCCCTGGTCGAAGAGGTACCTCCGGGCAGACAAGTCGCACTCGGCACAGACCGAGCCGGTTCAGTCTGGTTGGCTCTCTGGCGCCTGCATGCTCGTGCGCCGGGCCGCCTTCGAGCAGGTGGGCGGGTTCGACGACCGCTTCTTCATGTACTTCGAAGACGTCGACCTCGGCGAGCGCATCGGCAACGCCGGCTGGAAGGTACTCTACGTGCCCACCGCCACAGTCGGTCACGCCGGTGGCACCTCCACCGCAGCCCACTCGGCCGCGATGACCAAGGCACACCACCGGAGCGCCTACCGGTACCTCGCAAAGCGCTACCACCAGTGGTACCTGCTGCCGGTTCGCCTGGCGTTGCGCCTGGGGCTGACTCTCAGGGCCCTCGTGGGTACCGTGAGAAATCATGGCTGA